The Deinococcus sonorensis KR-87 genome includes a window with the following:
- a CDS encoding 1,4-dihydroxy-6-naphthoate synthase gives MTASPALPASLQLGYSFCPNDTFIFYALAHGRVPTPLPVREVLEDVQTLNEWAAQGQLPITKISYRAYLSVMDRYVALRSGGALGRGVGPLVVARAPLDDLNGRVVASPGHLTTAELLLRMVYPEAQLRRMRYDEVMPAVERGEADAGLIIHESRFTYPQHGLVKLLDLGAWWEQDTGLPLPLGAILVRRDLPHETQLALQDAVRASLDYAWAHPQEPKAYIRQHALEMSDEVMQAHIDLYVNPYSRDVGEEGERAVQELYRRAVQLGAAPQSDLPLFLEG, from the coding sequence ATGACTGCGTCCCCTGCCCTGCCCGCCAGCCTGCAGCTGGGCTACTCCTTCTGCCCGAACGACACCTTCATCTTCTACGCCCTGGCGCACGGCCGGGTGCCGACCCCGCTGCCGGTCCGCGAGGTGCTGGAGGACGTGCAGACGCTGAACGAGTGGGCGGCGCAGGGCCAGCTGCCGATCACCAAGATCAGCTACCGCGCGTACCTGTCGGTGATGGACCGCTACGTGGCGCTGCGCAGCGGCGGCGCGCTGGGTCGCGGCGTGGGGCCGCTGGTGGTGGCGCGCGCGCCGCTGGACGACCTGAACGGCCGGGTGGTGGCCTCGCCCGGCCACCTCACCACGGCCGAGCTGCTGCTGCGGATGGTGTACCCGGAGGCGCAGCTGCGCCGGATGCGCTACGACGAGGTGATGCCGGCGGTGGAGCGCGGCGAGGCCGACGCGGGGCTGATCATCCACGAGTCGCGCTTCACCTACCCGCAGCACGGGCTGGTGAAGCTGCTGGACCTGGGCGCGTGGTGGGAGCAGGACACCGGCCTGCCGCTGCCGCTGGGCGCCATTCTGGTGCGCCGAGACCTGCCGCATGAAACCCAGCTGGCCCTGCAGGATGCGGTGCGGGCCAGCCTGGACTACGCCTGGGCCCACCCGCAGGAACCGAAGGCCTACATCCGTCAGCACGCGCTGGAGATGAGCGACGAGGTGATGCAGGCGCACATCGATCTGTATGTGAATCCGTATTCCCGCGACGTGGGCGAGGAGGGCGAGCGGGCGGTGCAGGAGCTGTACCGGCGGGCCGTGCAGCTGGGCGCGGCCCCCCAGAGCGACCTGCCGCTGTTCCTGGAAGGCTGA
- a CDS encoding ATP-binding protein, whose amino-acid sequence MAEPQSLPGRPDAQVDDHAYALDAFVEYTEAVGAITDVRELARQAIAVLDARFPGSSTLYSEPEGERWKARAWSPNLSPELLQLVTQGVPATPLVNELLRVREVVVREAPGPDGHLDHTEQYGTVVGFPVQLNGEVRGVLALAVPERGWTGRARALVEAVGRSLNLALGRAEVARERDEERNALSTFAAFTEAVSAATDLPTLVQLAFSILPTRFPHAVVGYYEPRGDVWTLQAYTGTVNPELIGNATTGQIPSHPAAQHAIRSGEVVFVDHWDQNSGTLLGNATFGKVAFYPLTVHGEVQAGLVFGVQTLRVWGERDKALVRAIGRSFSLAFERTATATTLQRQKAELEARTRAMNAFVDLTRDLTLQTDRIPLVRRAQEVVMSLLPDGYAVYYEPENNFWQARSQHGAINNPALQALVNRGIPVEDTRELVQPWTTRQPVYQGAFERGGEALDEAQREAIGSTATVPVLVHDAPVGLFVVVLFERRPWTSVDKATLETVVQSLGLALERAHSVAQLAEERRKLQAANEELEAFAYSLSHDLRAPVRHVLAFNRLLGQALGDDLAPQPARYLQVVREAALRMDTLIDAMLDLARTASLPLRLGPVDLGALLDEVRSALEAEALDRPVRWVIRPLPVVMADRDTLRQVLTNLLSNALKYSRTREETQVTVWAEDQPDAWSVSVQDNGVGFDPRYQDRLFGVFQRLHSAEDFEGTGVGLANVRRIVARHGGQVFARSTPGEGAVFGFTLPRRP is encoded by the coding sequence ATGGCCGAGCCCCAGTCGCTCCCGGGACGTCCTGACGCTCAGGTCGACGACCATGCCTACGCCCTGGACGCCTTCGTCGAATACACCGAGGCCGTCGGCGCCATCACCGATGTGCGTGAGCTGGCCCGGCAGGCCATTGCGGTGCTGGATGCCCGGTTTCCGGGGAGCAGCACCCTTTATTCCGAGCCGGAGGGCGAGCGCTGGAAAGCGCGTGCCTGGAGCCCGAACCTGAGCCCGGAGCTGCTGCAGCTGGTCACCCAGGGTGTGCCCGCCACCCCGCTGGTGAACGAGCTGTTGCGGGTTCGGGAGGTGGTGGTCCGCGAGGCGCCCGGCCCTGACGGTCACCTGGACCACACCGAGCAGTACGGGACGGTGGTCGGATTTCCGGTGCAGCTGAACGGTGAGGTGCGGGGTGTCCTGGCGCTCGCCGTTCCGGAGCGCGGCTGGACCGGGCGGGCCCGGGCGCTGGTGGAGGCGGTGGGGCGCAGCCTGAACCTGGCGCTGGGGCGGGCGGAGGTGGCCCGGGAGCGCGATGAGGAACGCAACGCGCTGAGCACCTTCGCCGCATTCACCGAGGCGGTCAGCGCCGCGACGGACCTGCCGACCCTGGTGCAGCTGGCGTTCTCGATTCTGCCGACCCGCTTTCCTCACGCGGTGGTGGGGTACTACGAGCCGCGGGGCGACGTGTGGACCCTGCAGGCCTACACCGGGACCGTCAACCCGGAGCTGATCGGGAACGCGACCACCGGGCAGATCCCCTCGCATCCGGCGGCCCAGCACGCGATCCGCAGCGGCGAGGTGGTGTTCGTGGACCACTGGGACCAGAACTCGGGCACCCTGCTCGGCAACGCCACCTTCGGCAAGGTGGCGTTCTATCCGCTGACCGTGCACGGGGAGGTGCAGGCCGGCCTAGTGTTCGGGGTACAGACGCTGCGGGTCTGGGGAGAGCGTGATAAGGCGCTGGTGCGCGCCATCGGGCGCAGTTTCAGTCTGGCCTTCGAGCGCACGGCGACCGCCACCACCCTGCAGCGGCAGAAGGCCGAACTGGAAGCGCGCACCCGCGCGATGAACGCCTTCGTCGACCTGACGCGGGACCTCACGCTCCAGACCGACCGCATTCCGCTGGTCCGGCGGGCGCAGGAGGTGGTGATGTCGCTGCTGCCGGACGGCTACGCGGTCTACTACGAACCGGAGAACAATTTCTGGCAGGCCCGCTCGCAGCACGGCGCGATCAACAATCCGGCCCTGCAGGCGCTGGTGAACCGGGGCATCCCGGTCGAGGACACCCGGGAGCTGGTCCAGCCCTGGACCACCCGGCAGCCGGTGTACCAGGGGGCCTTCGAGCGGGGCGGAGAAGCGCTGGACGAGGCGCAGCGCGAGGCCATCGGGTCCACCGCCACGGTGCCGGTCCTGGTGCATGACGCGCCGGTCGGCCTGTTCGTGGTGGTGCTGTTCGAGCGGCGCCCCTGGACGTCGGTGGACAAGGCCACCCTGGAGACGGTGGTGCAGAGCCTGGGGCTCGCCCTGGAGCGGGCGCACAGCGTGGCCCAGCTGGCGGAGGAACGGCGCAAGCTGCAGGCGGCCAATGAGGAGCTGGAGGCGTTTGCCTACAGCCTCAGCCACGACCTGCGCGCCCCGGTCCGCCACGTGCTGGCGTTCAACCGGCTGCTGGGTCAGGCGCTGGGCGACGATCTGGCCCCGCAACCGGCCCGCTACCTGCAGGTGGTGAGGGAAGCGGCCCTGCGGATGGACACGCTGATTGACGCGATGCTGGACCTCGCGCGCACGGCCAGCCTGCCCCTGCGGCTCGGGCCGGTGGACCTAGGTGCCCTGCTGGACGAGGTCCGGTCGGCCCTGGAAGCGGAGGCCCTGGACCGGCCGGTTCGCTGGGTGATCCGTCCGCTGCCGGTGGTGATGGCGGACCGCGACACGCTGCGGCAGGTGCTGACCAACCTGCTCTCGAACGCCCTGAAGTACAGCCGCACGCGGGAAGAGACGCAGGTGACCGTCTGGGCGGAGGATCAGCCGGACGCGTGGTCGGTGTCGGTGCAGGACAACGGGGTGGGGTTCGATCCGCGGTATCAGGACCGGCTGTTCGGGGTGTTCCAGCGGCTGCACAGCGCCGAGGACTTCGAGGGCACCGGCGTGGGGTTGGCCAACGTCCGGCGGATCGTGGCGCGGCACGGCGGCCAGGTGTTCGCCCGCAGCACGCCGGGCGAGGGCGCGGTGTTCGGCTTTACCCTGCCCAGGCGCCCCTGA
- a CDS encoding MarR family transcriptional regulator has product MTHVTVTSSEAMDLFLDLAKLRLFAPFMSGPITVAEVARMTDVSPSALNYWVKRALAWGLLERVGEDRPARYRAVATRFRMDPTSVMPFEDMLDRRDHSAWERMLRGFAREYRRVADDWTFHVYLNNGDLLHRDLVPAWAMDASPAAMPTLPLNEWGVMRLSRAQAQALKEQLEQTITTFFAESSDDPHDEKYLFHVALVRDAPPTS; this is encoded by the coding sequence GTGACCCATGTTACCGTCACGTCTTCCGAGGCCATGGATCTGTTTCTGGATCTGGCGAAACTGCGGTTGTTCGCGCCGTTCATGAGCGGCCCCATCACGGTGGCCGAGGTGGCCCGGATGACCGACGTGAGCCCCAGCGCCCTGAACTACTGGGTCAAGCGCGCATTGGCCTGGGGGCTGCTCGAGCGGGTGGGCGAGGACCGTCCGGCCCGGTACCGGGCGGTCGCCACCCGGTTCCGGATGGACCCCACCTCCGTCATGCCGTTTGAAGACATGCTCGACCGCCGTGACCATTCCGCCTGGGAGCGCATGCTGCGCGGATTTGCGCGCGAATACCGCCGGGTCGCCGACGACTGGACCTTCCACGTGTATCTGAACAACGGCGACCTGCTGCACCGGGATCTGGTACCGGCGTGGGCGATGGACGCGTCGCCGGCGGCCATGCCCACCCTCCCGCTCAACGAGTGGGGGGTGATGCGGCTGAGCCGGGCCCAGGCCCAGGCGCTCAAGGAACAGCTCGAACAGACCATCACGACCTTTTTTGCCGAGTCGTCCGACGACCCGCATGACGAAAAATACCTGTTCCATGTGGCGCTGGTCCGGGACGCCCCCCCCACATCCTGA
- the rsr gene encoding RNA-binding protein Rsr, translating into MKNYLKAIAPQRVNQREPLPGRFDQVRNNAGGFVFEVSDEARFLRFLILGTEGGTYYVNERAQTRLETDFVTRFVREHGMKAVQLILDVAQRNRAPKADPALLALAAVAKLGDLPARKAAWNALPQVARTGTHLFHFLAFLQEFGGWGRLTRQGISDLYLNTALDRLALWAVKYKARDGWSHADVLRLAHPKAEDPARNAVLRFMVRGVLDDGEVTDEALRVIRGHLLAQGAGSDADAAQLMREYRLPIEAVPTHVRGAGVYRAALETNGLTWTLRNLGNLARVGLLVPGNWNVIQQVVERLTDPQALRRGHVHPIDVLKALLVYRAGRGVKGSGTWTVVPQIVNALDQAFMLAFAAVEPANQRFVLGLDVSGSMDSGMIAGVPGLTPRLGTAAMAMVTTRTEARSTALAFSAVQGRTGGKWGGGEPGLTPLKFSARTRLDDAVASMQKIPMGGTDCALPMLWAARNRIEADVFVVYTDNETWAGAVHPAVALQQYRERMGIPARLIVVGMTATRFSIADPADAGMLDLVGFDSAAPQLMTEFATGRF; encoded by the coding sequence ATGAAGAACTATCTGAAGGCCATTGCTCCGCAGCGGGTGAACCAGCGCGAGCCGCTCCCCGGACGCTTCGACCAGGTGCGCAACAACGCGGGCGGCTTCGTGTTCGAAGTCAGTGACGAGGCGCGCTTCCTGCGGTTCCTGATCCTGGGGACGGAGGGCGGCACCTACTACGTGAACGAGCGGGCGCAGACGCGGCTGGAAACGGACTTCGTGACGCGCTTCGTGCGCGAGCACGGGATGAAGGCGGTGCAGCTGATCCTCGACGTGGCGCAGCGCAACCGCGCTCCCAAGGCCGACCCGGCGCTGCTGGCGCTGGCCGCCGTGGCCAAGCTCGGCGACCTCCCGGCCCGCAAGGCTGCCTGGAACGCGCTGCCGCAGGTGGCCCGGACCGGCACCCACCTGTTTCACTTTCTGGCCTTCCTGCAGGAGTTCGGGGGCTGGGGCCGCCTGACCCGCCAGGGCATCTCGGACCTGTACCTGAACACCGCCCTCGACCGGCTGGCCCTGTGGGCGGTGAAGTATAAGGCCCGCGACGGCTGGTCGCACGCGGACGTCCTGCGGCTCGCGCACCCGAAGGCCGAGGACCCGGCCCGCAACGCGGTGCTGCGCTTCATGGTGAGGGGCGTGCTGGACGACGGCGAAGTGACGGACGAGGCGCTGCGCGTCATTCGGGGACACCTGCTGGCCCAGGGGGCGGGCAGTGACGCGGACGCCGCCCAGCTGATGCGCGAGTACCGCCTGCCGATCGAGGCGGTCCCGACGCACGTGCGTGGCGCGGGTGTGTACCGGGCGGCGCTGGAGACGAACGGCCTGACCTGGACGCTGCGCAACCTCGGCAACCTCGCCCGTGTGGGCCTGCTGGTTCCCGGGAACTGGAACGTGATTCAGCAGGTGGTGGAGCGCCTCACGGACCCCCAGGCGCTGCGCCGGGGCCATGTCCACCCGATCGACGTGCTGAAGGCCCTGCTGGTCTACCGCGCGGGCCGCGGGGTGAAAGGCAGTGGCACGTGGACCGTGGTGCCGCAGATCGTGAACGCATTGGACCAGGCGTTCATGCTGGCCTTCGCGGCGGTGGAGCCGGCGAACCAGCGGTTCGTGCTGGGGCTCGACGTGTCCGGCTCGATGGACAGCGGCATGATCGCGGGCGTGCCGGGCCTGACCCCCCGGCTGGGCACCGCCGCGATGGCGATGGTGACCACCCGGACCGAGGCCCGGTCCACGGCGCTGGCCTTCTCGGCGGTTCAGGGCCGGACGGGGGGCAAGTGGGGCGGCGGAGAGCCGGGCCTGACCCCGCTGAAGTTTTCTGCCCGCACGCGGCTGGACGACGCGGTGGCGTCGATGCAGAAGATCCCGATGGGCGGCACCGACTGCGCGCTGCCGATGCTGTGGGCCGCCCGCAACCGGATCGAGGCGGACGTGTTCGTGGTGTACACCGACAACGAGACCTGGGCGGGAGCGGTGCACCCGGCGGTGGCGCTGCAGCAGTACCGCGAGCGGATGGGAATTCCCGCGCGGCTGATCGTGGTCGGGATGACCGCCACACGGTTCAGTATCGCCGACCCGGCGGACGCCGGAATGCTGGACCTGGTGGGCTTCGACAGCGCCGCGCCGCAGCTCATGACAGAATTCGCCACCGGGCGCTTCTGA
- a CDS encoding helix-hairpin-helix domain-containing protein — protein sequence MTQLALLDGQGRPVALDQPLGVGGQGTVYRVRGQPQLVAKVYLNAPSRRDVQKLEAQVQACRPDVLSISAWPSALLRDRSGSIQGLLMPLVSPDEYREIHDLFGPASRRKYFPGTDWSFLVHVARNVARAFAVMHLSGHVVGDVSSRNLMVSPQGTVRLIDTDSFQIRWGQQVFPCPVGTADTTPPELQGQRFGTFVRDANHDLFGLAVMIFQLLFQGRHPYSGVHASGATPTPAEAIRAHQFAYARQPRGVQPPPQTLTLSDLTPEVARLFERAFAPEVRGRPSAGEWDRALAKLARSLTGCPQDISHRHVRGQRCPWCATTQAATTKSRVSAGAKRLDVVRELNRVWQGLQALGMPAAPAPVTAPLLLPVLPLSVPAAPVLQLSPPPPQRLQAARTRRFTAVLLLGGASALLWYSAPLWMALGLALLAWLLFSTNGPRQVKAAHERALRAQHRQALNTHRHEHRALVRQLQADITSLEARLETLQGLLQTDSAVAKYRAALPPLEAQRARILALAAEEQPALDRLVEQHREAALAQYLKRQPLTAGLVNGIGPSSITALHRAGVRTAYDIGPQVRYVPGIGQRRARDLLEWRRAQTQFFQFNPAQVPPADVAQLQQTLDHQAGTLLQQLSTDIARVAADLHIWRQVEAATAQQARQVLGDIEQRRHAIARLEGATP from the coding sequence ATGACCCAGCTGGCCCTGCTGGATGGCCAGGGCCGGCCGGTGGCCCTGGACCAGCCGCTCGGCGTGGGCGGACAGGGCACCGTCTACCGGGTGCGGGGGCAGCCGCAGCTGGTGGCCAAGGTGTACCTGAACGCGCCCAGCCGCCGCGACGTGCAGAAGCTGGAAGCGCAGGTGCAGGCGTGCCGGCCGGACGTGCTGAGCATCAGCGCCTGGCCCAGCGCCCTGCTCCGCGACCGCAGCGGCAGCATTCAGGGCCTGCTGATGCCGCTGGTGAGCCCCGACGAGTACCGCGAGATCCACGACCTGTTCGGCCCCGCCTCGCGGCGCAAGTACTTTCCCGGCACCGACTGGAGTTTCCTGGTGCACGTGGCGCGCAATGTGGCCCGCGCCTTCGCGGTGATGCACCTGAGCGGCCACGTGGTCGGCGACGTGAGCAGCCGCAACCTGATGGTCTCGCCGCAGGGCACCGTGCGGCTGATCGACACCGACTCGTTCCAGATCCGCTGGGGGCAGCAGGTGTTTCCCTGCCCGGTCGGCACCGCCGATACCACCCCGCCGGAGTTGCAGGGCCAGCGGTTCGGGACCTTCGTGCGCGACGCCAACCACGACCTGTTCGGCCTGGCGGTGATGATTTTTCAGCTGCTGTTCCAGGGCCGCCATCCGTATTCCGGGGTGCATGCCAGCGGCGCCACCCCCACCCCTGCCGAGGCAATCCGGGCCCACCAGTTCGCGTACGCCCGACAGCCACGCGGCGTCCAACCCCCGCCGCAGACGCTGACCCTCTCGGACCTGACGCCAGAGGTGGCCCGTCTGTTCGAGCGGGCCTTCGCGCCGGAGGTCCGGGGCCGCCCGTCGGCCGGCGAGTGGGACCGGGCGCTGGCGAAGCTGGCCCGCAGCCTCACCGGCTGCCCGCAGGACATCAGCCACCGCCACGTGCGCGGCCAACGCTGCCCGTGGTGCGCCACCACCCAGGCGGCCACCACCAAGAGCCGGGTGTCGGCCGGCGCCAAGCGGCTGGATGTCGTGCGCGAACTGAACCGGGTCTGGCAGGGCCTGCAGGCGCTGGGAATGCCGGCCGCGCCTGCCCCGGTCACCGCACCGCTGCTGCTGCCGGTGCTGCCGCTCAGCGTGCCGGCCGCGCCGGTCCTGCAGCTCTCGCCGCCACCGCCGCAGCGCCTGCAGGCGGCCCGCACCCGCCGCTTCACCGCCGTCCTGCTGCTCGGCGGGGCCAGCGCGCTGCTGTGGTACAGCGCGCCGCTCTGGATGGCGCTGGGGCTGGCCCTGCTGGCCTGGCTGCTGTTCAGCACCAACGGGCCGAGGCAGGTGAAGGCCGCGCACGAACGCGCGCTGCGGGCCCAGCATCGGCAGGCCCTGAACACGCATCGCCACGAGCACCGCGCCCTGGTGCGGCAGCTGCAGGCGGACATCACGTCGCTGGAGGCCCGGCTCGAGACCCTGCAGGGGCTGCTGCAGACCGACAGCGCCGTGGCGAAGTACCGCGCCGCCCTGCCGCCGCTCGAGGCGCAGCGGGCCAGGATCCTGGCGCTGGCCGCCGAGGAGCAGCCGGCGCTGGACCGGCTGGTCGAGCAGCACCGCGAGGCGGCTCTGGCCCAGTACCTGAAGCGGCAGCCGCTGACGGCAGGACTGGTCAACGGCATCGGCCCTTCCTCCATCACGGCGCTGCACCGGGCGGGCGTGCGCACCGCGTATGACATCGGCCCGCAGGTGCGCTACGTTCCCGGCATCGGCCAGCGCCGGGCGCGTGACCTGCTGGAGTGGCGACGCGCCCAGACACAGTTCTTCCAGTTCAATCCGGCCCAGGTGCCGCCGGCAGACGTGGCGCAGCTGCAGCAGACCCTCGACCATCAGGCAGGGACGCTGCTGCAGCAGCTCAGCACCGACATCGCACGCGTCGCGGCCGACCTGCACATCTGGCGTCAGGTCGAGGCGGCGACCGCCCAGCAGGCCCGGCAGGTTCTGGGCGACATCGAACAGCGCCGCCATGCCATCGCGCGGCTGGAAGGCGCCACTCCGTGA